A window from Macaca thibetana thibetana isolate TM-01 chromosome 7, ASM2454274v1, whole genome shotgun sequence encodes these proteins:
- the CMA1 gene encoding chymase, producing MLLLPLPLLLFFLCSRAEAGEIIGGTECKPHSRPYMAYLEIVTSNGPSKSCGGFLIRRNFVLTAAHCAGRSITVTLGAHNITEKEDTWQKLEVIKQFRHPKYNTSTLHHDIMLLKLKEKASLTLAVGTLPFPSQFNFVPPGRMCRVAGWGRTGVLKPGSDTLQEVKLRLMDPQACSHFRYFDHNLQLCVGNPRKTKSAFKGDSGGPLLCAGVAQGIVSYGRLDAKPPAVFTRISHYRPWINKILQAN from the exons ATGCTGCTTCTTCCTCTCCCCCTGCTGCTCTTTTTTTTGTGCTCCAGAGCTGAAGCTG GGGAGATCATCGGGGGCACAGAATGCAAGCCACACTCCCGCCCCTACATGGCCTACCTGGAAATTGTCACCTCCAACGGTCCCTCAAAATCTTGTGGTGGTTTCCTGATAAGACGGAACTTTGTGCTGACAGCCGCTCATTGTGCAGGAAG GTCTATAACAGTCACCCTTGGAGCCCATAACATAACAGAGAAAGAAGACACATGGCAGAAGCTTGAGGTTATAAAGCAATTCCGTCATCCAAAATATAACACTTCTACTCTTCACCACGATATCATGTTACTAAAG TTGAAGGAGAAAGCCAGCCTGACCCTGGCTGTGGGGACACTCCCCTTCCCATCCCAATTCAACTTTGTCCCACCTGGGAGAATGTGCCGGGTGGCTGGCTGGGGAAGAACAGGTGTGTTGAAGCCGGGCTCAGACACTCTGCAAGAGGTGAAGCTGAGACTCATGGATCCCCAGGCCTGCAGCCACTTCAGATACTTTGACCACAATCTTCAGCTGTGTGTGGGCAATCCCAGGAAGACAAAATCTGCATTTAAG GGAGACTCTGGGGGCCCTCTTCTGTGTGCTGGGGTGGCCCAGGGCATCGTATCCTATGGACGGTTGGATGCAAAGCCCCCTGCTGTCTTCACCCGAATCTCCCATTACCGGCCCTGGATCAACAAGATCCTGCAGGCAAATTAA